DNA from Campylobacter sp. RM5004:
AATGAAGCAAAACTAGCAAGATCGTTTTTCGTATTTGCGTTTTTAGGTTCTATTTTTATGCTTGTAGCTATGATTTATTTAGCTTATAATGCAAGAGTGAATAATGCTATTTTAAACTTTGATATGAGTTATTTTTCTACAAGTAATTTAAGTGCTAAAGAAAACACTTTATTATTCTTAAGCTTTTTCTTAGCTTTTGCTATAAAAGCTCCTATTTTTCCTTTCCATAGTTGGGCGATTAAGACTTATTCAAAAGCTCCTAATTTTGTTTCAGTAATGCTTGCAAGTTTTAAAATGGCTCCGTTTGGAATGATTAAATTTTGTGTTCCTTTATTTGCTGCTAGTATTAGTGAGCTTAGTGGAATAATTTATTCTTTATGTATAATTTCAGCAATTTATGCAGCTATTTTAGCAAGCAATGCAAAAAACTTTAAAGAATTAAGCGCAATGAGTTCAATCTCACACTTAGGAATAATTTGTTTAGGTATTTTTGTAATGCATCCTATTGCCTTAGCAGGTTCTGTTTTATATATGGTAGCTCATGCTATTGTAAGTGGGGCAATGTTTTTCTATGCTGAGATTATAAAAGATAATTATAAAACTTATAATTTAGATGAATTAAAAGGTCTTGCTAAAGCTATGCCTTATATGACTTTTATATTTGGAGTATTGTTATTTTCTTCAATATCACTACCTTTAACTATTAGTTTTGCGGGTGAGTTTTTAGTTCTTTATGGTGTTTTTGCAGCAAGCAAGATTGCTGGTGTATTTGCTACTTTAGTAGTTATTTTAGGTGCTATTTATATGTTAAATATGTTTAGAAAGAGCTTTTTAAGCACAAGTAATTCTAATGTTAGTATAAACACTTGCGTTTTTCAAGTATTGATTTTAACATTTATAGCAATAATAATAATTGTATTTGGAGTAAATCCTAATATGATTTTAGATTATGTTAAATTTGCTATATAAGGAGTTTGTATGCAACTAGATTTAAATGTATCACTGATTTTATCAGAGCTTATATTAATAGTTATTGCGTGTTTTATACTAGTAGCTAGTTTATTTTATAAATTTGATTTAAGAGCCTTAAAAGGACTTAGTATTTTAGCTCTTATCTTAGCTCTTGTTTGTAAAATAAGCACTGATTCTTATATGCAAAGTTTTTTTGGATTGTTTATATATGATGATTTAGCAAAATATTCAAGTATTTTGATTTATTTATCGGCTATTTATTTCTTACTTGCAAACAAAAGAGCAGATGAAGGCGAGTTTTTTGCATTATTTTTAATGATGATTTCATGCCTTAGTTTTATGGTTAGCACAAATAATTTAATCGTAGCGTTTATAACTCTTGAAGGTTCATCTTTAGCTCTTTATAGCTTAATAGCATTTAAGAAAAAAGCAATAGATGGAGCTTTAAAATATTTTAATTACGGAATGCTAGGCTCAGCATTTTTTGCTATGGGTTCTGCTATGTATTACTTTGATAGTGCAAGTTTAGAATTAAAAACATTACAAGTTGTTAGCACAGCAGGTGTTTTATCATTCGTAATGGTAGGTCTTACAATTTTATTTAAATTATCAATCGCTCCACTTCATATGTGGCTTAAAGATGTTTATGTAAAGGCTGATTCAAGTTTAGCTGGATTTATTTCAATTGTTCCAAAAATTGCAATGATGGTATTTGCATTTAGATTTATTAGTTCTTTTGATAATTTCTTTAATGTAAGTGAAATTGTTTTAATCATTGCTTGTATTTCTATGCTATTTGCTAGTGTTATGTCGCTAAAGCAAGATAATGCTAAATTAATGCTTGTATATAGTTCTGTTTCGCATTCATCTTTTGCTTATTCAACTTTAGCTTTTGTTGATTTATCAGCTAGTATGTTTTTATATTATTTCTTAACTTTTGCTTTTGTAAATATTGCTTTATTTATGTTTTTAGGAGCATTTAAAGATAGTTCTTATGATAATTTACAAGGCGTATTTAAAAAATATCCATTACTTGGAATTTGTATTGTGATTTTACTGCTTAACTTAGCAGCGCTTCCGCCATTTGGAGTATTCTTTGCTAAAGTAGGAGTTATTAATATCGCACTTCATGTAAATATTTATGCAGCTATTTGTATGGCTGTTAGTTCAATTATTATGCTATTTGCTTATTTAAGATTTATAAAAGCTATTTTTGCTGATAAAGAAATAGGATTTTTATATTTTAATAACGCACAAAAAATAGCATTTGTGTTAGCAGTTATTGCTTCATTTGTAGCAAGCTTAGGTTTAGATTATATTAGCTGATGAAAAAATTATTACTTCTTTGCTCTTTTGTTTATTTGTATTCTTTTGAATTATTTATAAACACAGGCAAAGAAGCTAATAAAGATATTTCAGTTCTACATATTAAGAATAATACCGATATAACATGCGATGATTTGCATGATGAGAATTTAAAACAATATATTAAGTGTAGCGTTAAGGGTAAATCAAGATTATTAGCTAATCAAGATTTATCGTTATTTAAATTAGAATTTCAAAATAAAAAAGATAAGTTAGATATATATATTTATCCAAAAACTAATGTATCTATAATAAATAGCGAGCAAAAGCTTTATGAGAATAATATAGTTTTTTCAAGCAATAAAAATAAATCAAAAAATTATACCTTTGTGTTTTATCAATATCCGCAAGGTCATTTAAGTCCTAATGGTTTAGATTTTGATGTAATTTTTCCTGATTTAAAAACTCCTTTTATAGAAGGTTTAGATTTAGATCAAAATCCAGTAAATATCAGTGATAATAGCGACATAAATGCGTATTTAAATATTAAAAAATATTATGATAATAAACAATATAAAGAATTGCTTGATTTATGTAATACAGCCTTAGAAAAATATAAAAATAGTGTTTTTATAAGTGAGTTTTATTTGTATAGAATTAGGGCTATGTTTAATTTGTTAAATGTGAATACAAGCCTTAGTGAAGAAATAATTACAAGTGCTAAAAACTATATAAGAATATTTCCTAGCGATGAAAATTATGCAGAAATTTTGCAAATGATGATAAAAACTTATTTAAAACTTGAGCAAAGAAGTGATGCAGAATATTTCATTGATATATTAAATAACGAACATCCTAACTCTTATTATACAAAATTAGCAAGTTTAAATTACGCAGACTTTTTACTATCTCACGGCAAAAGAGATGCTGCTACTATAATTTATAATAATATATTATTTAGCTCAGATGATGCAGTTCTTGCAAGTAAGGCAGCTATTTCATTAGCAAAAATTAATATAAATCACAATAAAGCAAAGGAAGCAAAAGAATTTGTATTAAAGGTATTTAATGCAAATGAGCAGTTTTTATTAGAAGATAAGGAAAAAACCTTAGCATTGGCCGATGATTTTTATAAAGAAAAAATGTATGACATAAGTGCTCCGATATATGAATTTTTATTTAAAAACTCAAGCAAGTTAGATAATTATTATGAAAGAATTTTAAAAAATCTTGCAGTATCTTTAGCAAAAAATAATGATTATAAAAAAGCTGATGAGTATTTAAATGAATATAAAAAATTATTCCCTAATGGCGAATATATGAATGTAATTGATGAAACTATTGATAGTTTATATTTTGAAAAAGAAGAAAAAGACAGCTTTAAATTACATGAATATTATAATTTTTTAATGGCTAAATATGATAATAATATTTCAAAAAGAGCTTTATATGAAGAAGTAAAATTATTATTTAAAGAGCAAGATTATGAAAAAATTCTTAAATTAGAAGATAAAATTAAAGATAGTGAGAATGAAGAGCTAATAAATCTATATAAAGAAAGTTTAATAAAACTTTTAAATATTGCTCTAAATAACGATGATTGTGATGATGTTTTAAATTATATTAAAAATTATCATTTTGTAAGTGATGAGTTTATTATAAACAAGAAAAAATATTTAGAATGTTTAGATCGCAAGAAAGAAAAAGATTTAGCATTAGATTTTGCATTAAAATTTGAAAATGAAGATTTAGTATTTTATAGAA
Protein-coding regions in this window:
- a CDS encoding NADH-quinone oxidoreductase subunit M, translated to MLSLLIFLPLIFGASAYFINDKAVKVSGILFSFIILCLNYYVIVEDLHIFNYTLIKAFNFGINLKADEIAFTLAFVANLMLFLSMCFFSNQKRDFLISAMILSACMNGLFLANDALLFYVFWEASLLPLLYLMVKNNEAKLARSFFVFAFLGSIFMLVAMIYLAYNARVNNAILNFDMSYFSTSNLSAKENTLLFLSFFLAFAIKAPIFPFHSWAIKTYSKAPNFVSVMLASFKMAPFGMIKFCVPLFAASISELSGIIYSLCIISAIYAAILASNAKNFKELSAMSSISHLGIICLGIFVMHPIALAGSVLYMVAHAIVSGAMFFYAEIIKDNYKTYNLDELKGLAKAMPYMTFIFGVLLFSSISLPLTISFAGEFLVLYGVFAASKIAGVFATLVVILGAIYMLNMFRKSFLSTSNSNVSINTCVFQVLILTFIAIIIIVFGVNPNMILDYVKFAI
- a CDS encoding proton-conducting transporter membrane subunit, which translates into the protein MQLDLNVSLILSELILIVIACFILVASLFYKFDLRALKGLSILALILALVCKISTDSYMQSFFGLFIYDDLAKYSSILIYLSAIYFLLANKRADEGEFFALFLMMISCLSFMVSTNNLIVAFITLEGSSLALYSLIAFKKKAIDGALKYFNYGMLGSAFFAMGSAMYYFDSASLELKTLQVVSTAGVLSFVMVGLTILFKLSIAPLHMWLKDVYVKADSSLAGFISIVPKIAMMVFAFRFISSFDNFFNVSEIVLIIACISMLFASVMSLKQDNAKLMLVYSSVSHSSFAYSTLAFVDLSASMFLYYFLTFAFVNIALFMFLGAFKDSSYDNLQGVFKKYPLLGICIVILLLNLAALPPFGVFFAKVGVINIALHVNIYAAICMAVSSIIMLFAYLRFIKAIFADKEIGFLYFNNAQKIAFVLAVIASFVASLGLDYIS
- a CDS encoding tetratricopeptide repeat protein, which produces MKKLLLLCSFVYLYSFELFINTGKEANKDISVLHIKNNTDITCDDLHDENLKQYIKCSVKGKSRLLANQDLSLFKLEFQNKKDKLDIYIYPKTNVSIINSEQKLYENNIVFSSNKNKSKNYTFVFYQYPQGHLSPNGLDFDVIFPDLKTPFIEGLDLDQNPVNISDNSDINAYLNIKKYYDNKQYKELLDLCNTALEKYKNSVFISEFYLYRIRAMFNLLNVNTSLSEEIITSAKNYIRIFPSDENYAEILQMMIKTYLKLEQRSDAEYFIDILNNEHPNSYYTKLASLNYADFLLSHGKRDAATIIYNNILFSSDDAVLASKAAISLAKININHNKAKEAKEFVLKVFNANEQFLLEDKEKTLALADDFYKEKMYDISAPIYEFLFKNSSKLDNYYERILKNLAVSLAKNNDYKKADEYLNEYKKLFPNGEYMNVIDETIDSLYFEKEEKDSFKLHEYYNFLMAKYDNNISKRALYEEVKLLFKEQDYEKILKLEDKIKDSENEELINLYKESLIKLLNIALNNDDCDDVLNYIKNYHFVSDEFIINKKKYLECLDRKKEKDLALDFALKFENEDLVFYRIQQAKILYIKQNYKEVEKTIHSILNKRFKIKNHEYFDAYYYLSLALLKQNKYNDAIFALKQLEKYGKGLRLVEVYDEFLEYFKRHNLDISTINYGMKAIDIQNYLGVNLYSPKIEFITIDALINKNRLKEAKEILVDLYKLKLSDDEFSYAKYQEARILIEQKEFMKAKEALKECRSGEWKNLCDEKLQVLE